The following coding sequences are from one Deinococcus apachensis DSM 19763 window:
- a CDS encoding S8 family serine peptidase, protein MNKRLTLASLSAGLLLAACGTAPRPEASAPSPDAAASLRQELSGKARLSAVLGQTLPDAAALAKTGSEGDTTQELVIGYADRAFVDRLAAHLGAQVRDDIPQLRLALLVLPENLSVKRAAAVLMGRPVSGLRYAEANGHAGELPKLPKGGSLVSQSLTPQADSDPLSIKQWWIKQIGADQVRGISTGAGVTVAVIDDDFDRLHEDLKAEDKIVTGYDTSNGKELKPTDPLTSGSHGSGSAGTIAERLGNGVGGAGVAPDAILMPIRIFTEEGYTSDFGVAKGFVFAVDNGAQVLNNSWGGGGYTQVHKDAVDYALSKNRVVVGSAGNDNANQFTGLSAYTGVINVGASAGDDRRASFSNCGPQVDVFAPGDQGLTTYINEALKSPARESSYGLFNGTSMAAPVISGAAALLLQLNKNLTPYQVRKLLSSTGDPMNPDQYPCVQGFKRVNVKAALAALQAGQVPADGGAVEVRIADISEGSPISGTDVILTPLEGQNKGLNYFGRTGNGQLEASAKTEFSGVARFFGVEPGRYRVSVAGPSVNEWGGTRDSIVGEITVASGKTLDLGYAHQVDFYEYSVVNKTLQRNNSQATATDLTSIPASAFADGLLFGGAFDSANFVYADPVTGPDVDYLKFNVGAGQTLTVKGYAALLGSKANVKVDLLNASGVVVAAGKAIAGTVDSLASFKAPTAGVYTVRFTNATQNEGLGAFYTSVVTIQ, encoded by the coding sequence ATGAACAAGCGCCTCACCCTCGCCAGTCTCAGTGCCGGTCTGCTGCTCGCGGCCTGCGGCACCGCGCCGCGGCCCGAAGCAAGCGCCCCGTCCCCCGACGCCGCGGCCTCTCTCCGCCAGGAACTGAGCGGCAAGGCCCGGCTCAGCGCGGTCCTGGGCCAGACCCTGCCGGACGCCGCCGCCCTCGCCAAGACCGGCAGCGAGGGCGACACCACCCAGGAACTGGTGATCGGCTACGCGGACCGCGCCTTCGTGGACCGCCTCGCTGCCCACCTGGGGGCGCAGGTCCGTGACGACATTCCCCAGCTCCGGCTGGCCCTGCTCGTGCTGCCCGAGAACCTCAGCGTGAAGCGCGCGGCGGCGGTGCTGATGGGCCGCCCCGTCAGCGGCCTGCGCTACGCCGAGGCCAACGGCCACGCAGGCGAGCTGCCCAAGCTGCCGAAGGGCGGGAGCCTGGTGAGCCAGAGCCTCACCCCCCAGGCGGACAGCGACCCCCTGAGCATCAAGCAGTGGTGGATCAAGCAGATCGGGGCCGATCAGGTGCGCGGCATCTCGACCGGCGCGGGCGTCACCGTCGCAGTGATCGACGACGACTTCGACCGCCTGCACGAGGACCTCAAGGCCGAGGACAAGATCGTGACGGGCTACGACACGAGCAACGGCAAGGAACTCAAGCCTACCGATCCGCTGACCAGCGGCTCGCACGGTAGTGGCTCGGCGGGCACCATCGCCGAGCGGCTGGGCAACGGCGTGGGCGGCGCGGGCGTGGCCCCCGACGCGATCCTGATGCCCATCCGCATCTTCACCGAGGAGGGCTACACCAGCGACTTCGGGGTGGCGAAGGGCTTCGTGTTCGCGGTGGACAACGGCGCGCAGGTGCTGAACAACTCCTGGGGCGGTGGCGGCTACACCCAGGTCCACAAAGACGCAGTGGACTACGCCCTGAGCAAGAACCGGGTCGTCGTCGGGTCGGCAGGCAACGACAACGCCAACCAGTTCACCGGTCTCAGCGCGTACACCGGCGTGATCAACGTCGGGGCGAGCGCGGGCGACGACCGCAGGGCCAGCTTCAGCAACTGCGGACCCCAGGTGGACGTCTTCGCCCCTGGTGACCAGGGCCTAACGACCTACATCAACGAGGCCCTGAAGTCCCCGGCCCGCGAGTCGAGCTACGGCCTCTTCAACGGCACGAGCATGGCGGCCCCGGTGATCTCGGGCGCGGCGGCGCTGCTGCTGCAACTGAACAAGAACCTCACGCCGTACCAGGTCAGGAAGCTGCTGTCGAGTACGGGCGACCCCATGAACCCCGATCAGTACCCCTGCGTCCAGGGCTTCAAGCGGGTGAACGTGAAGGCGGCTCTGGCGGCCCTCCAGGCCGGGCAGGTTCCGGCGGACGGCGGCGCGGTGGAGGTGCGGATTGCTGACATCTCCGAGGGCTCGCCCATCTCGGGCACGGACGTGATCCTCACGCCGCTGGAGGGCCAGAACAAGGGCCTGAACTACTTCGGGCGCACGGGCAATGGCCAACTGGAGGCCAGCGCCAAAACCGAGTTCTCCGGCGTGGCCCGCTTCTTCGGCGTCGAGCCGGGCCGCTACCGCGTGAGCGTAGCCGGACCCAGCGTGAACGAGTGGGGCGGCACCCGCGACAGCATCGTGGGCGAGATCACCGTGGCGTCCGGCAAGACGCTGGACCTGGGCTACGCCCACCAAGTCGATTTCTACGAGTACAGCGTCGTGAACAAGACGCTCCAGCGCAACAACAGCCAGGCGACGGCCACCGACTTGACGAGCATTCCGGCGTCGGCCTTTGCGGACGGCCTGCTCTTCGGCGGCGCCTTCGACAGTGCGAACTTCGTGTATGCCGACCCGGTCACGGGACCCGATGTGGACTACCTGAAGTTCAACGTGGGTGCAGGTCAAACGCTCACCGTGAAGGGCTACGCCGCCCTGCTGGGGTCGAAGGCCAACGTGAAGGTGGACCTCCTGAACGCCAGCGGCGTGGTGGTCGCGGCGGGCAAGGCGATTGCGGGCACGGTGGACAGCCTCGCCAGCTTCAAGGCGCCCACCGCCGGGGTCTACACCGTCCGCTTCACCAACGCGACGCAGAACGAGGGGCTGGGAGCCTTCTACACCAGCGTCGTGACCATCCAGTAA
- a CDS encoding carboxypeptidase-like regulatory domain-containing protein: MAGYLANSQGGALVPSSAVTVENASGGVIATGTTDASGKFTLKLDPGVYNVSFKKEGYAASRIEGLRVTGGTNAPLNAIQRNAFATTLPVNAPKLDVKYLVGADAKAFGNDPATAAQFAASAGVPVQVTATAADPANSPNLIYTAVGGVPGSGVFGARALFTNDPKNTTVTTTATLAGNTLRGVRGPTELYVVVYDSNENRTERRIPIVITDDKPNDVALTSIQDPKALAITLSQKIGYYSPIRPTGAPAEQSTLTVDLTWNYAGGVQGNPLGVRVWTSDDGNTFRLLKTVQGSARSIKDGSASLEVGKKVYYQLEAFNSTASIRSDVFSTTPLDSFTLSDLTPADGSKDVSRTPTISWNVSKKVGDYRQFYVMVNDYPQQSANCFWGNVLCTLDKKDNLFSDDGSTAALKNTGNTYSVEFNANGKALLDKLESRHGYTLDVSAAAFSKSGDAVSIAHDYWSIFYALDTCNFGGPVCEGQVSNFTTGDN; this comes from the coding sequence GTGGCCGGTTACCTCGCCAACTCCCAGGGCGGGGCGCTCGTGCCGAGCAGCGCCGTCACGGTCGAGAATGCGAGTGGCGGCGTCATTGCCACAGGCACGACCGACGCGAGCGGCAAGTTCACCCTCAAGCTCGATCCGGGTGTGTACAACGTCAGCTTTAAAAAGGAGGGCTACGCGGCCTCCCGGATTGAGGGCTTGCGGGTTACCGGTGGCACGAACGCTCCTCTGAACGCCATTCAGCGCAACGCCTTTGCGACGACGCTGCCGGTGAACGCGCCCAAGCTGGACGTGAAGTACCTGGTGGGCGCCGATGCTAAGGCCTTCGGCAATGACCCGGCCACCGCCGCCCAGTTCGCCGCGAGTGCGGGCGTGCCGGTCCAGGTGACGGCCACCGCCGCCGATCCTGCCAACAGCCCCAACCTCATCTACACGGCGGTAGGCGGGGTTCCTGGCAGCGGCGTGTTCGGGGCGCGGGCGCTGTTCACGAACGATCCCAAGAACACCACCGTCACGACGACCGCGACGCTGGCGGGCAACACCCTACGCGGGGTGCGCGGCCCCACCGAGCTGTACGTTGTGGTCTACGACAGCAACGAGAACCGCACCGAGCGCCGCATCCCCATTGTCATCACCGACGACAAGCCCAACGACGTCGCGCTCACCAGCATCCAGGACCCCAAGGCGCTCGCCATCACCCTCTCGCAGAAGATCGGCTACTACAGTCCCATCCGGCCCACGGGCGCGCCCGCCGAGCAGAGCACCCTCACTGTGGACCTGACCTGGAATTACGCGGGCGGTGTGCAGGGGAACCCGCTGGGTGTGCGGGTGTGGACGAGTGACGACGGCAACACCTTCCGCCTGCTCAAGACCGTGCAGGGAAGCGCGCGCTCCATCAAGGACGGCAGCGCCAGCCTAGAGGTCGGCAAGAAGGTTTACTACCAGCTTGAGGCGTTCAACTCCACCGCGAGCATCCGCAGCGACGTGTTCAGCACCACCCCGCTCGACAGCTTCACCCTGAGTGACCTGACGCCCGCCGACGGCAGCAAGGACGTGTCGCGCACCCCCACGATTTCCTGGAACGTGTCCAAGAAGGTCGGGGACTACCGCCAGTTCTACGTGATGGTGAACGACTACCCGCAGCAGAGCGCCAATTGCTTCTGGGGGAACGTGCTGTGTACCCTCGACAAGAAGGACAACCTCTTCAGTGACGACGGCAGCACGGCCGCGCTTAAGAACACCGGGAACACCTACTCGGTGGAGTTCAACGCCAACGGTAAGGCGCTGCTCGACAAGCTCGAAAGCCGCCACGGCTACACCCTGGATGTGTCGGCAGCAGCCTTCAGCAAGAGCGGGGACGCCGTGAGCATCGCGCACGACTACTGGTCGATCTTCTACGCGCTGGACACCTGCAACTTCGGCGGCCCGGTCTGCGAGGGTCAGGTCAGCAACTTCACCACGGGAGACAACTGA